Within the bacterium genome, the region CCGCGAGGCGCCCGTCATTCGCCGCGCGGAGGGTGTCGGGCGCGAGATCCTTCGCATTGATGGCGACCGTCGCGCCAAAGCGCGTCGCGGCATCGAGGCGTGAAGGCAGAATGTCCGTCGCGATGATCCGCCCCGCCCCGGCCGCGCGCGCCACCTGGATGTGCAGCAAACCGGAGATACCCGAACCGATGACGAGCACGCGCCGCCCCGGCGCGACCCCTGCGATACGCTGCGCGCGGAGAACGCACGCGACCGGCTCGGCGAATGTCGCCTGCTCGAACGAAACGCCGCCGGGAATCGGGAACGTGCCAAAACGGACGTTAATTTCGGGCACGCGCACGAATTCGCAAAAACCGCCGGGGGCGAAATTCGTCGAGCGCAGGGTGTCGCAGACCGTCTCGTGCCCGCTCATGCAATAGCGGCAGGCCATGCACGGCACGTGGTGCGCCACGACGACGCGATCGCCGATGCCAAATCGCGTCACGCCCTTGCCGACCTCAACGACCTCGCCGGCCACTTCGTGTCCGAGCACGAGCGGCGCCTTGTGCCGGCGATACCACTCCATAACGTCCGACCCGCACACGCCGCTCGCGTGGATGCGCACGAGCAACTCGCCCGCGCCCGCGCGCGGCGTGGGCTGCGTCTCGGTGCGAACGTCCGCGACGGAATAATACATCGCGACGCGGTGCGTTTCGGGGAGAGTTTGGCCGGTCGTCATGTTTTGTTTATCCGCAGATTACGCCGATTTTAAAGATTCCACGCAGGGTGTTTGGGTTTGCGATAGACTTCCAGACTTCCAGACTTCCAGACTTTCCGTCGTTCATACTTGTCCGTCCCATCTGCGGAATCTGCGTAATCTGCGGAATTCTTCCGTCATGCGCTCTTGCGCGCTCCACCTGTCTTCTCGGCTTCGTAGATCGCGTACGCCTCATCGATGCCGATGTTCTCGTGCACGATCTTGCGCACCGCTTTCACCATGCCGACCGGCGCGTCTGACTGGAAGATGTTGCGTCCCATGTCCACGCCCGCGGCGCCGGAGATGATCGCTTTTTTCGCCATCGCAAGCGCGTCGCGCTCCGGCAATTTCTTGCCGCCGGCGATGACGACCGGAACCGGCACGGACTCGACCACCTGTTCGAAGTCCTCGCAGTAATACGTCTTGACGATGTCCGCGCCAAGCTCCGCGCCGATGCGCGAGGCGAGCGCCAGGTAGCGCGCGTCGCGCACCATGTCCTTGCCGACGGCGGTCACCGCGAGCACGGGAATGCCATACGCGGCCGCCTGATCGACGAGGCGCGACAGGCCGATGAGCGTCTGCCGCTCGTGCGGCGACCCGACGAAGATCGACAACGCGACGGCGGACGCGTTCAGGCGGATCGCTTCCTCGATGCTGACCGAAATCTCCTCGTCGGAAA harbors:
- a CDS encoding alcohol dehydrogenase catalytic domain-containing protein; translation: MYYSVADVRTETQPTPRAGAGELLVRIHASGVCGSDVMEWYRRHKAPLVLGHEVAGEVVEVGKGVTRFGIGDRVVVAHHVPCMACRYCMSGHETVCDTLRSTNFAPGGFCEFVRVPEINVRFGTFPIPGGVSFEQATFAEPVACVLRAQRIAGVAPGRRVLVIGSGISGLLHIQVARAAGAGRIIATDILPSRLDAATRFGATVAINAKDLAPDTLRAANDGRLADIVITTAGAPAAIEQALACVDRGGTVLFFAPASPDHAVPLRFNDVFWRTDVTLTTSYAGAPADHATALELIAESRIDVASMITHRLPLAKTQEAFGLVAKGTDSIKVIVEPQA
- the lsrF gene encoding 3-hydroxy-5-phosphonooxypentane-2,4-dione thiolase, with the protein product MDWGKQNRLARIVKPDTGKSVMLAIDHGYFQGPTTGLKNPGKTIEPLVAYADALMLTRGILRHQVDANRDVPIILRVSGGTSVLKDDLSDEEISVSIEEAIRLNASAVALSIFVGSPHERQTLIGLSRLVDQAAAYGIPVLAVTAVGKDMVRDARYLALASRIGAELGADIVKTYYCEDFEQVVESVPVPVVIAGGKKLPERDALAMAKKAIISGAAGVDMGRNIFQSDAPVGMVKAVRKIVHENIGIDEAYAIYEAEKTGGARKSA